A genomic region of Leptolyngbya sp. NIES-2104 contains the following coding sequences:
- a CDS encoding DMT family transporter, with protein sequence MRAISKPQHSQGVLLLILTTAIWGTSFALLKGMSRDLPTPIILASRFSIAAIAFSPYLRQVNANLLRDGAILGILYFGECLLALIGLETISANRSAFLISLNVILVPLFGTMLGRKLPKQILVAVGIAIAGITILSWEGGGFGIGDLLTLGCSIGIAFYILAMEAITPRHPTLPLVAVQLTVAALLGIIWAVFNGKAPFAGTIPYLPILLYLGLIITAVPIWTQTQAQRWISASEAALLYTLEPVFASIFSFFWLHEALGIRGFIGAALILSATLISQVPLKRLIEKHS encoded by the coding sequence ATGAGAGCGATTTCTAAGCCACAACACAGTCAAGGTGTTCTTCTACTAATTCTGACCACTGCTATCTGGGGAACTTCTTTTGCATTGCTCAAAGGGATGTCAAGGGATTTGCCTACACCGATTATTTTGGCAAGTCGCTTTAGTATTGCTGCGATCGCATTTTCTCCTTATCTGCGTCAGGTCAATGCTAACTTGCTCAGAGATGGTGCAATTCTCGGCATCCTCTACTTTGGCGAATGTTTGTTAGCTCTAATCGGCTTAGAGACAATTTCTGCAAATCGTTCTGCCTTTTTAATTAGCTTAAATGTGATTTTGGTTCCGTTGTTTGGCACGATGTTAGGACGGAAGTTACCGAAGCAGATCCTAGTAGCAGTGGGAATCGCGATCGCTGGAATCACAATCCTATCCTGGGAAGGCGGCGGATTCGGAATCGGGGATCTTCTGACTTTGGGATGCTCGATCGGGATTGCATTCTACATTCTGGCAATGGAAGCGATCACGCCCAGACATCCCACTTTACCGCTCGTTGCCGTTCAGCTTACCGTGGCAGCACTGTTAGGGATTATCTGGGCAGTTTTCAACGGCAAGGCTCCTTTTGCCGGAACGATTCCTTACCTCCCTATCTTGCTGTACTTGGGGCTAATCATTACCGCTGTTCCCATTTGGACGCAAACACAAGCTCAACGCTGGATCAGTGCTTCTGAAGCTGCGTTGTTGTACACATTAGAACCTGTTTTCGCCAGTATCTTTTCGTTCTTCTGGCTGCATGAAGCACTAGGAATTCGAGGCTTTATCGGTGCAGCATTGATTCTATCTGCAACGCTCATTAGTCAAGTTCCTCTGAAGCGACTCATAGAGAAGCATTCCTAA